In Bacteroides coprosuis DSM 18011, the following are encoded in one genomic region:
- a CDS encoding Aspartate carbamoyltransferase (COGs: COG0540 Aspartate carbamoyltransferase catalytic chain~HAMAP: Aspartate carbamoyltransferase, eukaryotic~InterPro IPR002082:IPR006132:IPR006131~KEGG: bth:BT_0742 aspartate carbamoyltransferase catalytic subunit~PFAM: Aspartate/ornithine carbamoyltransferase, Asp/Orn-binding domain; Aspartate/ornithine carbamoyltransferase, carbamoyl-P binding~PRIAM: Aspartate carbamoyltransferase~SPTR: Aspartate carbamoyltransferase;~TIGRFAM: Aspartate carbamoyltransferase, eukaryotic~IMG reference gene:2504107748~PFAM: Aspartate/ornithine carbamoyltransferase, carbamoyl-P binding domain; Aspartate/ornithine carbamoyltransferase, Asp/Orn binding domain~TIGRFAM: aspartate carbamoyltransferase), translated as MDNRSLVSLAEHSKEKLLYLLDMASKFEENPNRRLLENKVVATLFFEPSTRTRLSFETAANRLGARIIGFTDPKSSSSAKGESLKDTITMVGNYADIIVMRHHLEGAARYAAEIAPIPVVNAGDGANQHPSQTMLDLYSIRKTQGSLENLNITLVGDLKYGRTVHSLLMAMRHFNPHFKFVSPEELRMPEEYKIYCKKNGISFEEHTVFDEEAISDTDILYITRVQSERFTDMLEYERVKNAYTLHNSMLENSRPNMRILHPLPRVKEISYDVDDNPKAYYFQQAKNGLYAREAILCDVLGITIEDIENYEKR; from the coding sequence ATGGATAATAGAAGTTTAGTAAGTCTTGCTGAACACTCCAAAGAGAAACTTCTCTACCTCTTGGATATGGCAAGTAAATTCGAAGAAAATCCCAACCGTCGTTTGTTAGAGAATAAAGTAGTAGCTACCTTATTTTTTGAACCTTCCACCCGAACTCGACTAAGTTTTGAAACAGCAGCCAATCGCCTAGGAGCAAGAATCATCGGTTTCACCGATCCCAAATCATCTAGCTCTGCCAAAGGAGAAAGCCTAAAAGACACCATCACCATGGTTGGTAATTATGCAGATATTATAGTGATGAGGCATCATCTGGAAGGAGCTGCACGGTATGCAGCAGAAATAGCCCCGATACCCGTTGTCAATGCTGGAGATGGAGCCAACCAACATCCTTCCCAAACCATGCTCGACCTCTACTCGATTCGCAAGACACAAGGATCCCTAGAAAATCTTAATATTACTCTCGTTGGCGACCTCAAATATGGTCGAACTGTCCACTCCCTCCTCATGGCTATGCGCCACTTCAATCCACATTTCAAATTTGTTTCTCCCGAAGAGCTTCGCATGCCCGAAGAATACAAGATCTATTGTAAAAAGAATGGTATTTCTTTCGAAGAACATACTGTTTTTGACGAAGAAGCAATCTCTGATACCGATATTTTATACATTACTAGAGTGCAATCGGAAAGATTCACAGATATGCTCGAATACGAAAGAGTAAAAAACGCATATACCCTCCACAATAGTATGCTCGAAAACTCTCGACCTAATATGCGCATACTCCACCCTCTACCTCGCGTAAAAGAGATCTCTTATGATGTAGATGACAACCCAAAAGCATATTATTTCCAACAAGCAAAAAATGGACTTTATGCCCGTGAAGCTATTCTTTGTGATGTATTAGGTATAACTATAGAAGATATTGAGAATTATGAAAAAAGATAA
- a CDS encoding Aspartate carbamoyltransferase regulatory chain (COGs: COG1781 Aspartate carbamoyltransferase regulatory subunit~HAMAP: Aspartate transcarbamylase regulatory subunit~InterPro IPR002801:IPR020545:IPR020542~KEGG: bfs:BF2261 aspartate carbamoyltransferase regulatory subunit~PFAM: Aspartate carbamoyltransferase regulatory subunit, N-terminal; Aspartate carbamoyltransferase regulatory subunit, C-terminal~SPTR: Aspartate carbamoyltransferase regulatory chain;~TIGRFAM: Aspartate transcarbamylase regulatory subunit~IMG reference gene:2504107749~PFAM: Aspartate carbamoyltransferase regulatory chain, metal binding domain; Aspartate carbamoyltransferase regulatory chain, allosteric domain~TIGRFAM: aspartate carbamoyltransferase, regulatory subunit) codes for MKKDKAKLSVAALENGTVIDHIPSDKLFTVVSILKLDKIQEKITIGNNLNSEKLIKKGIIKIANKFFDADEINKISIVAPHVRLNIIKDYEVVEKREVNMPNKLIGIVKCANPKCITNNEPMSTHFHVVDKENCIIKCHYCEKEQNREDFVILE; via the coding sequence ATGAAAAAAGATAAAGCTAAATTATCGGTAGCAGCACTCGAAAATGGAACAGTGATAGACCATATTCCTTCTGATAAATTATTTACTGTAGTTAGCATATTGAAGCTAGACAAGATTCAAGAAAAAATCACAATAGGCAACAACCTGAACAGTGAAAAACTAATCAAAAAGGGAATCATTAAAATTGCAAATAAGTTTTTTGATGCCGACGAGATTAATAAGATATCTATTGTTGCACCTCATGTCCGACTAAACATTATCAAAGATTATGAAGTAGTTGAAAAGCGAGAAGTCAATATGCCCAATAAGTTAATAGGAATTGTTAAGTGTGCCAATCCTAAATGCATCACCAATAATGAACCAATGAGTACTCATTTTCATGTGGTAGACAAAGAAAACTGCATCATAAAATGCCACTACTGCGAGAAAGAACAAAACAGAGAAGATTTCGTCATACTAGAGTAA